The sequence below is a genomic window from Salinispira pacifica.
CTTATACGGCAAGGGAGGAATTATGCGATATATATGTTCCAACTGCGGATACATTTATGACCCTCAACAGGGCGACCCCGAAGGGGGCATAGAAGAGGGTACGGATTTCGAAGATCTTCCTGAGGACTGGACCTGTCCGATCTGTTATCAGGATTCGTCGTTTTTTGATCCCCTGGACTGAGGAGGGAAAACTATGCCTGACAATGCAGTGCTGAAAACCCGGCTTCTGCGCCGGATATATGCTGCGGCGATGCTCATGCTTTTTCTGTTTACATCATTCGGGCTCTACGCCCAGCCGGACGCCGTTGGAAGAACTCTGCCCCGCAGCTACAGCTCAGCCTCAGGGGTGGAGTTCCGGGTTCAGGAGCTGGTTCGGGGATTGAACCGCCCGTGGTCCCTGGGACTTCTTCCCGGAGAGAATTCCTCCCGGGGTGCCGGGATTGATGGGTTTATTGCACTCCGCCCCGGAGAACTCTATTACTTCACCAATCTTCCCCCAGCCGATGCTTCCGTATCCGGCGGTGAAACAGAATTTCACCGGGTACGCGGTCTTCCTGACATTCATGTACGCCGTCAGGGCGGCCTGCTGGATATCTTCCCCGATCCTGATTTTCACCGGAACCGGTTTGTCTATTTCAGCCTTTCCAAACCCAGGGGAATCAGCGGATCGG
It includes:
- a CDS encoding rubredoxin, translating into MRYICSNCGYIYDPQQGDPEGGIEEGTDFEDLPEDWTCPICYQDSSFFDPLD